The genome window TAgttccagcagcactgaaataccACTGCCATTGGAGTCAGCACCGTGTGACAGCCACTGCAGGACAAAGCGGGACACAGACAAAGTAACAACCTGCACTTATTCTTGTATTCCAGAATAGCCTTTAACACACCACCACGCTCCACTTAGAACTACCCCTGGTCCTTAAGaccaagacaaaaaaataaacagggtCTGATGCCACAGGGGAAAAAGGTACAGACAGGAAGagagagctgcaggaaaaaaagaatactcACTGGGGCCACTCCAAAGGAATCATAGTGCGCGACTATCACAACAGTGGGTAGATCTTCTCCACCCAGCCCTGTCAGCCTTCCCTGCAGAGGAATGAGATCAGTGTCACTCAGCATCTCCCCTTGCACAACTCTCCAGTGGTCTCAGTTTTGAGGTACTTCAGATACTGGAGGAGAATCCCCTGACTTCCCCCATTCGTCCAAATGCCTGATGAGGTCCCCATAAAGGTGGCATCACATCAGTATCTCCAGTTTGAATCTATCCAGAACTCACCTCTACACTGGGTATAAGCCAGTCATTGATGGCTTTGCTCTGAGCCCCACTGGTCACCATCTGGAAGCCATTGGCAGTTGCAGTGTGCAGCAGAACTAGAACAAAAAAGAGAGGTACACCTGGGGAAGTTTCGTCCCTTTATCTTCCTTGCTAACCGAGCACTGGAGAGATTAGTTTTAAGTCGCTTTATCCCTCTCACTTGCCACTTGTGTTTATGCACTGACGTGGGATCCTGGTGAccttacattttcattttgttctgaaatccCCATATTTCAAACTagctaaaacaaaaacttttctcCAACAGACTTAAAGCTCATCACGATCAGCAGGCCACTAATACTGCAGCGGGAAACACAAGGAAGCACTAAGGTGACTTGTGGTCAGACAAAAAGCTTCAGCTTTTGTCCACAATTGTAGTCACTTAACACCTTCAGTCTTGTTTTTAACCTGGGTCTTGCTTTCTGTCTTACTTGCAACAGCGTGAAGTTGCACTCCCATGCAACTGTACTTCCAGAGTAAGACACTCTTATACTGTGTTTTTATTCCAGTAGATCTCAGAGATCTTTAACAAAGACAGAATAAACATAAAGACAACAGAACGCTGGGCCATGGTGCATACAACACAGAAGACCGCTCTTGGAGGTGGGATCAGGACTGTCTTCCTGTAAACTTCCCCCCCACTTATTAGAACTCACCTTCTGCGGCTGAGGCAGATCCCTGTGATGCAGAAGCAGCCCGTGTTTGTTCATAGAtagacagcagctcttcatcTTCCACTGCAAAGTAGACTGGCACAATGGTTTCCATAGCAAGCATTTCTGGCTCTATCTCCATGAATTGCTGAGGATTTAAGCGAGACAAAAAATTAGTATCTGCTAAACGTGCaagagagcagagaaaaaaaatcagagagaaaggTCAGTTTCAAAATCAGAATGTGATTTGTTGTGCATTACAACAGAAGCTTTCAGTCCTGCAGCAATCCAAGCCTTATCCCCCCTCATATACATCTCcaatcagaaaagaaagggaacattgttgttgttggttttttgttcgTTTCTTTACCCTTACAACATCCTGTGGGACAGAAGAAATAGACCGCGGCAAGATGATCACCACAGCACCAGCTGACTGGCGAAGAGCCTTCTGGTACTGCTCATACGAGAAATCCACCAGCCGCATCATGACACAGCGGCGGCTGAGGACATCCGCTTCTACTGTGCGGGCCTCTGTGTTAAGCACTGCGCTCCTGGTGCCTGTGGAGAGAAAGCAGGGAGAGGTTTAGGAAGCAATTCCATCACATCCCCTTTGCTTGAGCCTAGCTCCTTCTCAGAACAGTCTTGGTCACAGTTCAACAAACTTCAGAGCAGCCAGGACCTGCAGCAAGCTAAGTTCATCTCTTCGCCTCGTCCAAGAAGGACAACAGGcctgtcttttctgtctgtgaaagGACACAATGAAGCTACACCACATCCATCCAAAGGGCTATTCTTGATCATCCACCAGAATGCCTCTGTGACAGACAAAATCACAAACTATCTCCCGCTCTCAACTTCAGCCTATCGAGTCACCCACCCAACAGTACGGTACTTGATGGAAAAGCAGGCCAGAGGCttgccagcagctccagcattCAGGAAGAGAGGACCACAAGAGTATCTTGTATAACCAGAGATGTTCAAAGCTACCCTACAATTTAAAATGCTCTGAACCCACTTTCTTCTCCCGCCATCCTGGCACCGACGTCAAAGACTTCATCACACTGAGGTCACAAACAGCCAAGGTAAGATAAGGTGCTCCAGAAGGCATCTCAGCCTATGCCAAAGCAGGCAGCTACTAACAGCTAGGTTTCAATGTGGCTCGGCAGGACTCTAACGCTAGTTTGATCTCATCAAAGGTCAAATCAGCTAAACCAAGAAAAGACTTGTACTTCCACTGCGTGGTATCAGTGAGGGCCACACACAGAGAAAGAGGTAAGGCACACTGAAGTCTCCACACAGAGCTCCCACGCTCTGAAACAAATAAGCATTAATTACAGGCCCCTCAGACCACAGAAACGATCCATAATGAGGATAACTACTCCATCATCCCCAAACAACGATGCCTAAACAATGCAAACTGTGATTCAGTGATGTTCTCAGTAACGGAGGTTTCAAAATGTGGACACAGTTAGAGATATTGTGATGGAAGAAcccagaaataatttcagatatTCAGAAGTAGAATATGTTGTATTCACAAAGCGTGCAGGCATGGCTGGCATTTCATAACTTCTGCTGATGTTTAATCTTATGAAGCCCTGAAAGATCTAGAGACTGAGCACAAAATAAACATATGCCTGTAATTCTCAACTATTATAAGTCTGAAACTTAGGCCACAGAACAGCCTGCACGGGAAGAGCCACTCACAGACAGATCGCGTGCCCTGATATGTAATAAATGTCTGCAGAAGACTCAGATAAAACACTTGATTCTGGGCTAGCAAGTATGAGGGGGTGGGGGCTGAGAGTTACAGCACTGCCAAGATTCCCAGAACAGGTCACGGCTCTGACTCAAAGAAAGGCATTGCACAAGCGGCAGTGTGGATGCAACCAGAAGAACCGGAGGCCAATGCTAATACAAGCGAAGAACTGCAGAAAGACTCCCACATCAGGAGGCGCTAGAGCCACGAGACGCAGCTGAGAGAGACAAGGCCGAAGAGCGCGGAGCAAGCAGCCTGGGCACAGAGGAGCCGCGGGCAAGGGAAGAAAACGGAGCCCGCGGCCCAGTTCCCCGGCCGCACAAGATGGCTGCAGCCGGGctacctgcagcagagcagggctcggCCCACGGACCGGGGCCTGCGGGGACCGAGCGGGGTCCCCGGCCGCCTCTCGCCGCCTGCCTGCTCACGCTGCGGCCGCGCAGCGAGGCTCAGCCGCACCGGGACCGGGCCCCGCGGCCTCCCCCGGGACTCCCCCAGGCCCCCTCcgcgcggggccgccggggccgggcgcagCCGCCGCCAGTAACCGCGGCACCGCCCGGGCCGTCGCGGAGGAGCGGGCCCCGCCTCACCGTAGGGCTGCCCGCCCAGCTCGTACTGCTGCATGCGGTACACCGTGAACTCGTGGGCGGCctcggcggcgggcggcggacccaggagcaggagcacgGCGGGCACGAAGAGCAGGAAGCTGAGCGGAAGGCACGAGGCCTTCAGCACCGACTCCAGCACCTCGCCCGCCTCCTCCAGCatggccccggccccggcgccgaCCCGCCGCTGCGGCCCCGGCACGCACGGCCCGGCACGGAGCGGCGTGACGCCACACGCACGGAGCGGCGTGACGCCATACGCACCGCCCGGCCGCAGGGGGCGCCGGGAGCTGTAGTTCGGGGAGGGCCGCGGGGGGCGCCGGGAGCTGTAGTTCGGGGAGGGCCGCGGGGGGCGCCGGGAGCTGTAGTTCGGGGAGGGCCGCGGGGGGCGCCGGGAGCTGTagttcgggggggggggagggggcggcggcaTGCAGGGGGCAGCCCGGGCACCGCTGGCGCCTCCGAGAGCGTAGCGGGGCCGTCGCCCGCCCCGGGCTTTCCCCGCCCGGCTTCCCGCGGCGGGACCCGGCCCCCTCCAGCCTCCGGCCGCGCCGAGGCCCCCGGCGGCGCCTGGCAGACGAAATAAACACAGAGCGAGCGGGGGCTTTCTCACCAAGATTTATTGCGGACAGAGGGGCGCGAGGCCCAGCACCTCTCTGCCGAGGGGCCAGGCCGGCAGGCTTTGAGCTGTGGGGATCTTCTCCCCAGGGCCGGGCTGGGTCTGGCTCCTGCCGGGCGCGGGCACTGCTCTCCTTTTCCCCCTGACgggaggagaagcaggggcAGCTGCGGCGAGCTGGGCGAGCCTCCTGGGCCCGCCGTGTCTCTGGCAGGCCCAGGCAGGAATGGGGTTGTTTTGGTGTCAGATGTTTTTTCAGGCCTGGTCTTGTCCTCCCTGTGCTGGCGGGCGTTCTGCACGTTGTTCTGTCCCGGTGAGAGCTGGTAGTGCTGCTTGGCGCTTGTCACAGCCCCAGCCGTGGCGGCCCTGCTGCACAGGTCGCTGAGCCCTGCAACAGCCCCTGCCAGGCCCAGCCAGCCTTTCTCTGGGAGCATTTCCCCATCCCACAGTCCCTTCTGTGTCCGTGCACCTCAGCACCCGGATAAGCTTCCTGCCCATGGAGTTACAGCACCTCGGCATCTCCTGATGCTTCAGACACCAGCCAGCAATCTACAGGCTaggggctgcagccaggcatGAGGTTTGGGTGACagggcagcagtgcccagctctGCGGCAGCAGAGGGCGTGCATAGATGACTGCTGTGAGTCTGGCTTCCTGGGGCCCTCACTTCTCTAATGTTGATGACCCCTAGAACAGAGCATGGATTATTCCCCTTTTCCAGATGTGGTAGAGCTCCAAGCTGCTGGGATTCctttccccagctgtgctgaaCTTCACAGGGCTTGGGGCAGGCTCCACCCCACTCTGCCCTCAAAGTGATGACACAGTTCCAGGCCGTTGAAGTGATTCTTGCAAATCTGTTCTGTTGCAAAAGGCTCTTTTTCAAAAAGGTTCCTGGAAGGATGCAGCCTTTTTGTcccagaaaggaagaggaaacaaaacgTGCTGCTTATGTTCAGGTGTAATCCAGACCCCACTGGAGACAATAGGACAGAAAGGCATCTAGAAGCTGCTGCTCAACCTCCTGGCAGTGCCTACCGTGATGGGCACCGCCACTGTGCAAGGAACTTGGTTTTGCTGGAGCACAACCCACATGGCACTGCAACACCTCTGCTCTTACCCGAGGGGTTTGGCCAGATGCCATGGTGGCACCAGACAACAGAGTCATCGTCCTGTCGTACCTCCCATTGCACACGGTGGTGCCAAGGCTGTCAGTGCAGGTGCAGACCCGTGCCCAGAGGCACAGCAGAGCTCTTCTCGCTGCCAGGCTGGAAACAGTCACAGCACTTGGCTGGGCACAGTGCCCACCTCTGCAGTCCCGTGAGGcatcaggctgctgctgcagccctctgccgGTCCTGTGAGAGGTTTGTGCTGCACAGCAGGTGGGCACGTGGCTCCTGGCCAGGGACCTCTGAGCTGACCCCAGCCACGCACATTTTCACTTGCAATACCAGTTCCTAACTCCCTGCGAAGACACCAAGCCCACATTCCTTTCCAGCAGCTGTGGCCACTGCAGTGACTCCAGAAGGCTGTAAGCTACAGGAGAAGACTCAGGTGTCACCTCCAGCCCTGCATGACGTGCTGtggcagcactgccagcctAGCCTGACCCTAAAGGGTTGGGGCAGTCTCGATGGGGATAGCCATCCCGTCCCTCATTGTGTCCTGGGGCAAAATGCCCTCGCCGGGGCAGGTACAGCATCtatgtgtgtgcacacacagaGCAGGGCCCACCTGGAAGCTAGGCACAGCAGTTGTCTCAGCATGGCGTCGATCCCAGACTGTGCCCATATCCCATCGGGGCAGCAATGACTGTTCCCATGCTGCACCCACAATGAAGCAACATCCTGGTCAAAAGGGGCTGGAAAGCCTGGCCACGGTTAACAGCTGAGGTGAGACAGCACCTGGTCAGCCCGAGCTGAACATCAGACAGTTCTGACAGGCCAGAACCAGCAGCGTGAAGTCCTGGCGGGCTGTCTGGCCATCCCTTCTCTCCCCATGGCCTCTCAGAGGCTGGGGAGATTGCTCATCATGCTGGAGTTGCTGGAGAGAGGTGCTCTGGGCCGGGCATTCAGGGCCACAGAGCTGCGGAAGCTCTCCCGGCAGCGCAGGGAGCTCTCTGTGGATGAGCCAGAGTTGATGTCTGTGATGACCAGGCAGTCCCCAGGCTTGCAAAGCCCAAccctgaggcagcagcagcacagcaggcttCCCACAGCACGGCGCACCTCCACGCTGCGGAGGGAGTAAATGATGGGGTTAACACCTGAGTTGAGCATGGCCAGAGCCAAGGTCCAGTCCAGGCTGTGAAGGAGTCTGCAGGTTTGTGTCTCACAGAATACATCAAAGAGCATCAGGGCAAAGAGAGGGCTCCAGCAAATGATGAAGGCACCCAGGATCATCAGCACAGTCTTGAGCAAGCGTAGGGATCGTTTGCGGCTGTGCCGAGAAGTAGTTTGCTTAGAACTGGCCTGGACCAGCTGGAAGATGGAGATGTAGAGGCCAATGATCCCTAGAAGGATGATGCTGAACATGACCACAGAGAAGAGGATGTAGTTCTTGGAGTAGAGAGGCAGGAGGACAGAGCAGGCATTGAAGTCGCACAGACAGTTCCAGCCCAGCAGCGGAAGCAGCCCAATGATGAAGGCCAGAAGCCAGCAGGAGATAATGAGGCCACGCAAGCGCAGGGTCTTGCTGGCTTCGTTCTCAGCAATCGGCCTTACCATGGCACTGTAGCGCTCAATGGCCGTCACAAGCAAGCTGAAGGTGGAAGCAGCCAGCGCGATGAAGAGGATGCCTTCCCGGAGGAACCAGAGCTGAGGTGAAAGCTGGAAGGTCTTCTTGCCTGAGAGGCAGAGATTAGAAAGGTAGGCAACACCTGCAAGCAGGTCGCTCACGGTGATGCTTGCAATGCAGGAGTAGACCCAGCGCCGGGCTCGCAGGCACCGCAGGATGGCTAGCAGCACGAGCAGGTTCTCCAGGATGATGATGCAGCTGATGATGACAAAGGTTGTGCGGATGAGGCCCATGCCCTCATCCCGGGACTGCCGGTTGGTCAGCTTCCCCGTGAAGTTATAGTGCTGCAGGATGATGTTCACATTCCTCATGGCAGCCAGATGCAAGCAGGAACCTTTCCTGTCGAGGAGGTCCAGTCTGAGCTCGGGATATTGAGCAGAGCCCAGTGGAAGGGGGAAGGAGCGATTCACCAGCCAGCTCTGCCTTGGGCCATCCATCTTCCAAGCCTACGTCAGCAGCCGAGGGATGCACGATGGAGCAAGGGTTGAAGTGGCGTTGGGAGCAGGGCAGACCTTCTGTTTGAGGGCTGGAGGCAGGTGTGGGTCTGCCCCACAGGTCCAGCCCTgaggccagcagctctgcccagcgTGGAGATGAGAGTTAGACCCCTGTCTGCCAGCCCTGCGGCACTGAAAGAGCAAGGGGAGAGAAGGGTGAGGTGTTTTGTAAGGCTACGCATGAGCATGGGCTTCCTGTTGTTTAATAAAGTTTCCTGTTGTGAACTAGAGTATTGACATGGTCTCTGGCAGCTGTCACCATTTCTCAGTAAGGAGAAATGAGAGGGTGGGATCCGTTGGTTTGATCAAAGCCAAATGCTAGCAAGAGCACCCAGACAGCCCAAGGCAGTAACCACTTTGCCTTTTGTGGTGTGAAATTCACTCCTGAGCCTGGCTGAGAGCAACTGAACCATCATCGAGTGCCCTGCGCACCACCCATGCCCAGACACACCCTTCTCCAAGAGGAAGCTCCATGCTCCTATGCAACCTTCTGGGATCCTCTGTGGGCCCGTCTCCTGCCAGTCTCTCAGGATGCATCCATCCAAGTCCTGTCCAATCAAAGCAGCAAGCCCAGGCACCTGGGTGTTTGAAGCTGGGGCTCAGCTACACCCAGCTCAAAGGAAACCAGCTGGTCAAAGCCTTACGTGTGCCCTGGTGCTGCACACTCCACGTTCAGCTCTCCAAGCATCTGCTAGAGATGGGTCAGGGTCTTCCCACTGCCTAGGTCCatgcagggaaactgaggcacaaagcTGCTGCCTCTTGCCTCGCGTTGCAGAAGGGGCATGGTGCCATGGCTGGGACCAGAAGCCAGGGGTCCTGACCTGACTGCAGCGTTAACATCTACCATTGATCATTCCCTATGTCTGCAAAACCTGACTGGAGACGTGTTCTTGCAACACGTTATTCCCAGCCCAGCTGTTGAGTTTGCCTCATGACTCACCTGTCATGGCTGGCCCGAGGCTCTCgctgcaggagggaggctcagcagccagcagtgTTCTCCAGCTGCTTGTCCAAGGCCCAGCACAGAGTACGTAGCGGGGAGAGCTCCTTGTGTGAAATAAGTGAGATTTCCACCTACCAAAGTGAAAAAAGGGAAGTTACAACATCAACCACATTTCTCTGGCAGGATGGACCCACCCAACAGAtgcaaagagacagagaaaatagCATCTTTCAACTCAGGATCATGGCAGAAGCTTTGCCCTGCTGTCTGCTTTCACCTCTGTTCTCACTCCAGACTGGCACAAAGTCAGGGAGAGGTCCCCAGGTTTAGAGCAGAGAGCTATGATTTCTCCCATTGGCATGGCAAGCAGGGATCCTGGGAGTCAGTCCCTGCTTGAGGAGCAGAGAGGTCCTAGCCTGGATCGTGACATGGGCAAGTGGAAAATGCAAAGGGGGTTCCTGCTGCAGGAACTCGTGCAAGCAAGGAGTGGTTCTCATTGAGAGCTGAGGGCTCAGTCCTCCATGGTGGCCCTTTCTGCTGGCAGTTTGGGCTTTTCTGTCAGCAGAGTGGAAATAAGCTCATGCTGATAAAGTCAGCAGACTTCAAGCCTGAAGGAGCAGAAATCAGCAGGAAGACTGGGCCGTGAGTACAGTGCAGGCCAGAGGAGAGGAGTTCAAGGGCACACCTTCAGCGCCAAGAGCTCACTCCCAAAGGGGCTGGACAgatgctcccagcacagcactggaaTCAAAAGGGCCTTTGCGACTCTTGTACGTCCTTCCGGGTCGTTCTTGCTTCAGGTTGGGCCTCCAGCAAACACGTCTGCTCCTGTAGGCAGAGGACAATTGGCAGGGAGTCCCTAAAAAGATCAGAAGATGAAGAAACTTGCCTTGACAGGGTCCTAAGTAGCTTCTCAAATAGCTGGCAGCACTGAGCAGCCTTAGAAAGGAGATGGCTGGCAGGAGCGAGCTCTTTGCCAGGGAGATCTGCAGAGAGCACGGTGCAGGTGGGAGGCAAATGGTTTTGATGGCAGGAGGCAGATGAGCAGCTGGGAAGGCTCAGTGCACCCTCCAAAGGGGTGCTGGGCACGCTCAACCAGCCAAATGTTATAGGCTCTTCCTTGTGCCCCTTCCACGAGCACAGCAGGTGCTATGTAAAAAGCAGGGCTGATTACTTCATAATGAGCTGTTCCAGTAAGATAAAACCTcattccctgctctgccctAGCCTCTGGCTTCTTCGGCTTTCAGTAGAAGAGGGGACCAGGTACCTGTGAAGCTTGCCACGGTTCCACAGCACATCCACAATAGGGAACTGGCTCTGGGAAGGTGCTGGAGATGCATCCCAGCACCCTTGTCCCATGCGGCTGGTCCACAGCAGGGCCTTGCACAAACCCAGCCCACATGCCTGccgcagagctgctgctgccagcccccacAGGGATGTCCCCAGCTTTGCTTGAGGGCAATGAGGCTCCTCCTCAGCTGGGCACCACTGGGGGACAAGTTCCTGTTGTTCTGCAGTGGCTCCCCATTGCTATCTGCACAGGCACCAGCTGAGCTTCATCTTGATATGTCTTCTTCACTGCCATTTCAGTTCAGATGTTCTTTCCTTGAAAtgagggggcagaggagggacaCGCTGTCCTGCAACATTTGTCATCTCTTTCCTGCAGATCGAGACCACAAGTTACTTGAATCTGCCTGATAGCTGCCAAGTGCTGGCCTTGGAAGGACCCAGGGAGGTGCAGGGGCCAGCAGCCACCTCCTGGACCCTCCGCCAGAGCCATGGCCATAGAAGGCGTCCTCACATGCTGAGATGAAGCAGCTCCATAAAAGAAGCTGCAAAgccctctgcagcctgcaggaaggCAAGAGTGCCATTGCAGACAAGGGCACCCAGAGACGAGCAGCCTGCAGCATGGCAGTGCATCTGGGTGCTCTTGCCCTGCTCCCAGGAGGGTGTCAGGCTCCAGGACTGTTCTGGAGATGGGGGGggtctggctgcagcagccacagccacacCCCACCTCCCTTTGGTGCTACTCACTGTCCTGTCCCAATGCCCTGAGAAACATCAGTGGGAGCAGCTGTGCGAGGGTTGCCTGCACCAGGCCAGGTTCAGGCAACTCAGCATCATGCTTACCTGCTGCATCAtgctgctccagctcagcaTCATGCTTACAGCACATGCACTTAGGGAAGAGTGCAGGAAAGAGGCCAAGAAGAAGGCAAGAAAGCAACCCTTCCCCTGGCCAGCCTCTGCCAGCATCAGGCAATCAGCAGATGATACGTCTGGATGACTGCAATTAATGGTTGTCAACAGATTTATCATTCGCAAAACCTCTCTCATACCTGTCTAAACTTATTTATATGTTTGACCTTCAAGCTCTACCCAATGGCAGGTACAGCCTGTTGACTCAAATGCAAGCTACTTGTGTAGACAGCATGACAGAGGCAGTTTTATTTaccaagtaatttttaaaagctgggCCTTACACGTTACTAATTTTTGCCCAACCAAACTCCATGCaactgatggaaaaaagaaCCGTGGAAAGAGAGatgcaaatgcattttgaacAGAGAAGCGTTAGTGCAAAGCTGAAGGTGCTGTAGAGGACAGCAGGCTACATCACTGCGCAGGCATCACGGGCTGCAACTCCTGCACTTGAGTTCTGATCAGCCCTGGGGGAGTGACAGCAAGCTACGAAAGCAAGATAAAACATCAATGATTTCAATTGAGgttttcctgcagtgctgctgcacagccctgaTTATGTCTGTATTTACAGACACATATGTATTtacagacatatatatatgtctgtCTGTATTTACAGACATTCTGATTAAATGGGCGAAGCTCTGTGAGGAGCTCTgtcccccagcctccctccccacacGCATCCTGTCCCCACTGCAAGGCCTGGTGGGGCACCAACCAGGGCATCCAACCACCCCCAGGTGTTTTTCTGCTCCAGGAAGGGTGGAGTTGTGCCGATTTAGATATGACTGATTGCTCCTGACGGTTGGTTGCAGTTGCTTGCTCTGGTCTCTTGCAGCAGGTCATCTTCCCAGTGGCACATCCCATCCCTAGTGCAGCAGGGTACTGCCAGCCCCAGCGGAGCTGGGGAAAGAGCCACAGCAGGGCCCCCCAGCCAGGAAGACACCAAGCCCAAGACACCAGCCCTTAGGCAGGATTGTCTCAGCCACAGTTGTTGTTCACTGAAATTCGGTGGGTGGGTCTCTGTAGGAAAAGAATTCACTGCAGTGAGCCTCTGcatttggaggaaaacaagaacaTGAAAGAGAAAGTTTTGCTATCGTCTTGTCTTGACCACATTAATGACCTTAAAAGGCAAAGTTcggttgattttttttcctttaattggtttttctttaaaagcttgaATTTCCTCAATGCAAAAACAttaagcagaaagcaaacagctgcatAAAATGTTTCTCCCCTCAAAAAGCTTACTTGGGAGTCACCCCAGTGACCCACATCACCAGTGGGCCAGCTCAGCCCTTCTCCCATGGTGTCACACCTTTCTCTCCCCTGTGACAGGTTTGTGATTGTGACCCCTTGGATTATTTACAACGCAAGGCCCTGGGCATTTCCAGCTCTCATCTCCTGCGGGACAGCAGCTTCAGAGCCACAcgtcccccagcacccctccctCCAGGGTGAGCTCACACAACCGCCACCTCCCGAGCCCTGCCCCGTCGCAGTGCAGCACTCCGTGCAGGAAACGGGCCGGGGAGGTCTCGGGGTAAACAGCGGGGCAATGCCTGCacagcagggtgctggcaggTGTGCAGCCCAGGCTCCGCACAGAGGAAATGGGGCTGGTCTGACACCCGAGATGGTAGTGGTCCTTCTGGTCTGGCTG of Cygnus atratus isolate AKBS03 ecotype Queensland, Australia chromosome 26, CAtr_DNAZoo_HiC_assembly, whole genome shotgun sequence contains these proteins:
- the S1PR4 gene encoding sphingosine 1-phosphate receptor 4 gives rise to the protein MDGPRQSWLVNRSFPLPLGSAQYPELRLDLLDRKGSCLHLAAMRNVNIILQHYNFTGKLTNRQSRDEGMGLIRTTFVIISCIIILENLLVLLAILRCLRARRWVYSCIASITVSDLLAGVAYLSNLCLSGKKTFQLSPQLWFLREGILFIALAASTFSLLVTAIERYSAMVRPIAENEASKTLRLRGLIISCWLLAFIIGLLPLLGWNCLCDFNACSVLLPLYSKNYILFSVVMFSIILLGIIGLYISIFQLVQASSKQTTSRHSRKRSLRLLKTVLMILGAFIICWSPLFALMLFDVFCETQTCRLLHSLDWTLALAMLNSGVNPIIYSLRSVEVRRAVGSLLCCCCLRVGLCKPGDCLVITDINSGSSTESSLRCRESFRSSVALNARPRAPLSSNSSMMSNLPSL